A genomic window from Terriglobales bacterium includes:
- a CDS encoding OsmC family protein codes for MVEARVQWTDGERFVGMASSGHALVVDADRERNTGTGPMELVLVGLCACTATDVVSILRKKREPFTRVEVRAEAERAKQPPTVYETIKLIYTVGGQVSKKAVEDAVRLSEEKYCSVSAMLQKTAKITTVIEYA; via the coding sequence ATGGTCGAAGCGCGTGTGCAGTGGACCGATGGCGAGCGTTTTGTGGGGATGGCCTCGAGCGGTCACGCCCTGGTAGTGGACGCCGACCGCGAACGCAACACCGGGACCGGCCCCATGGAACTGGTGCTGGTGGGCCTGTGCGCCTGCACCGCCACCGACGTGGTCAGCATCCTGCGCAAGAAGCGCGAGCCCTTCACGCGCGTGGAAGTGCGCGCCGAAGCCGAGCGCGCCAAGCAGCCCCCGACCGTCTATGAAACCATTAAGCTCATTTACACCGTCGGCGGGCAGGTGTCGAAGAAGGCGGTGGAGGACGCGGTGCGGCTTTCGGAGGAGAAGTACTGCTCGGTTTCCGCCATGCTCCAGAAGACGGCGAAGATTACTACGGTAATCGAGTACGCCTGA